In Rhododendron vialii isolate Sample 1 chromosome 9a, ASM3025357v1, the following are encoded in one genomic region:
- the LOC131299548 gene encoding leucine-rich repeat receptor protein kinase EMS1-like, translated as MGDDMYFPNNEYVPNGSLDKWLLLDTLSETPTTPRSRLTSYWETRIKIVETPRLRLPLSWETRIKIVRGVARGLAYMHNLKTPIIHRDIRASKVLLGNDFEPHIADFGFARIINGSLSHVSTQVVGTRGYMPPEYIQGATMATAMGDVYSFGILVLQISTGVRPDSFKVERNGKGVTFAEWAREKVAQNLHMEILDANISRAGVQESGVVEFLRIALLCASYLDTDRPPVREVVELLKWIPT; from the exons ATGGGTGATGATATGTAC tttcccaacaaCGAGTACGTCCCGAACGGCAGCCTCGACAAGTGGCTGCTGCTCGACACCCTGTCCGAGACGCCCACGACGCCCAGGTCGAGGCTGACTTCCTATTGGGAGACCAGAATTAAGATTGTCGAGACGCCCAGGTTGAGGCTGCCTCTGTCTTGGGAGACCAGAATCAAGATTGTCAGAGGCGTAGCCAGGGGTTTAGCTTACATGCACAATTTGAAAACACCCATTATTCACAGGGATATCAGGGCCAGCAAGGTGTTGTTGGGTAATGATTTTGAGCCGCACATTGCTGATTTCGGTTTTGCCAGAATAATCAACGGCTCGCTTTCCCACGTGTCCACCCAAGTCGTCGGGACGAGGGGGTACATGCCGCCGGAGTACATCCAGGGCGCTACCATGGCGACCGCCATGGGGGACGTCTACAGTTTCGGGATACTTGTGCTGCAAATCTCGACGGGGGTTAGACCGGATTCGTTTAAGGTGGAGAGGAATGGGAAGGGAGTGACGTTTGCTGAATGGGCTAGAGAAAAGGTGGCTCAAAATCTGCACATGGAAATTCTTGATGCTAATATCTCCAGGGCAGGGGTGCAGGAATCCGGGGTTGTCGAGTTTCTCCGGATTGCTCTCTTGTGTGCTAGTTACTTGGACACGGATAGGCCGCCTGTGAGGGAGGTGGTGGAGTTGTTGAAGTGGATTCCAACTTGA